Proteins from a genomic interval of Sporolactobacillus sp. Y61:
- a CDS encoding response regulator yields the protein MNDHRKEKGITVSMAKILIVDDSRFSQRITSTMIHNHLDDVAFSFAEDGEEGLEKFQEERPDYTIVDLLMPKLRGQDLIEKIKEIDRAARIIVLSADIQKSVRKVVELMGVQAYINKPLNDEKAKQISGIIRNDA from the coding sequence TTGAACGATCACAGAAAGGAAAAGGGGATTACAGTTTCCATGGCAAAAATTTTGATTGTTGATGATTCCCGGTTTTCACAGAGAATCACTTCAACGATGATACATAATCATCTGGATGATGTGGCGTTTTCCTTCGCAGAAGACGGTGAAGAGGGACTGGAAAAGTTTCAGGAAGAGCGGCCCGATTATACGATCGTTGATTTGCTGATGCCGAAACTCCGCGGGCAGGATCTGATTGAAAAGATCAAAGAGATTGATAGAGCGGCCAGAATTATCGTCCTGTCGGCAGATATTCAGAAAAGTGTCCGCAAGGTGGTTGAACTGATGGGTGTCCAGGCGTATATCAATAAACCGCTGAACGATGAGAAGGCGAAACAGATTTCAGGAATCATAAGGAATGATGCCTGA
- a CDS encoding biotin transporter BioY gives MKTKSITLISLFVAVMIAFGAIPSLVIPFIPVPFTFQMLGVMLVGSILGARKGFAAMLVFLGLVAAGLPVLSGFHGGMGVLLGPTGGYVLAWPIAALLIGLFTDHIQLAGRLKLIWYYLAIFAGIAIIYLIGVPWFAFFTNTPMFTAIGGNIPLFLLDLVKAAIAAVVASQLRQRLTILHRTGAM, from the coding sequence TTGAAAACTAAATCCATCACACTGATTTCGCTGTTCGTTGCGGTGATGATTGCCTTCGGAGCCATTCCGTCACTTGTTATTCCTTTTATCCCCGTTCCCTTCACCTTCCAGATGCTGGGTGTGATGCTTGTCGGAAGTATTCTCGGCGCAAGAAAGGGGTTCGCAGCCATGCTTGTTTTTCTCGGGCTGGTAGCTGCCGGACTGCCTGTACTTTCCGGGTTTCACGGGGGTATGGGCGTTTTGCTCGGGCCGACCGGTGGTTATGTCCTGGCCTGGCCCATCGCCGCCCTGCTTATCGGGCTGTTCACGGACCATATTCAGCTGGCAGGCAGGTTGAAACTGATCTGGTATTACCTGGCTATTTTTGCAGGCATTGCGATTATTTATCTGATCGGTGTTCCCTGGTTCGCCTTCTTCACGAATACGCCGATGTTCACGGCTATCGGTGGAAACATCCCGCTCTTTCTTCTCGATCTGGTTAAGGCAGCGATTGCTGCAGTTGTTGCCAGCCAGTTAAGACAGAGACTGACCATTCTGCATCGCACCGGAGCGATGTAA
- a CDS encoding VanW family protein, translated as MIKILFSFFLLTGAAVPSDHLVITLHGKPAATVTRAEVTRVFPGPPFIDPEQVDQFISKLNRTIYQAPQNATLDQHGGIAAEKPGVRLDQRAFRDRFYRYLFSRGPATVEAPLSPVYPKVDSELLSEIRVRPIGSYVTFFNAGNKSRSNNIMLATEAINNTVVFPNETFSFNQTVGRRTKEKGYLPARVIVRGEYSEGIGGGICQVSSTLFNAVDRAGLRITKRYSHSRRVGYVPPGRDATVDWYGPDFRFRNTYHQPILILAHKYGGSVSFSLYSSDTIHIKPKTIPDPSAKMPEEGHAGHKQKLKKKAE; from the coding sequence CTGATCAAAATACTATTTTCCTTTTTCCTGCTTACTGGAGCTGCTGTTCCTTCAGATCATCTGGTGATCACCCTTCACGGCAAACCGGCCGCTACGGTCACACGCGCGGAAGTCACCCGTGTCTTTCCCGGCCCGCCGTTCATCGATCCTGAGCAAGTCGATCAGTTTATCAGTAAACTTAACCGGACGATCTATCAGGCTCCACAAAATGCCACTCTTGATCAACATGGCGGGATTGCTGCAGAAAAACCGGGAGTCCGGCTTGATCAAAGGGCCTTTAGAGACCGTTTTTACCGTTATTTATTCAGCCGCGGCCCGGCCACTGTTGAAGCTCCGCTTTCCCCCGTTTATCCCAAAGTCGACAGCGAACTGCTTTCGGAGATACGCGTGCGTCCGATCGGCAGTTATGTGACATTTTTCAATGCCGGAAATAAAAGCCGTTCGAACAATATTATGCTCGCCACCGAGGCGATTAACAACACGGTGGTTTTCCCAAACGAAACGTTCTCATTCAACCAGACCGTCGGCAGGCGAACAAAGGAAAAAGGCTACCTGCCCGCGCGGGTGATCGTCAGAGGAGAATATTCGGAAGGAATCGGCGGCGGGATCTGCCAGGTGTCCTCTACGCTGTTCAACGCTGTCGACCGTGCCGGACTGCGTATCACGAAGCGCTACTCACACAGCAGGCGTGTCGGTTATGTACCGCCCGGGCGTGATGCGACGGTCGACTGGTACGGCCCTGACTTCCGTTTCCGGAACACATACCATCAGCCCATTCTGATCCTGGCGCATAAATATGGCGGGAGCGTCTCCTTTTCCCTGTATTCCTCAGACACCATTCACATAAAGCCGAAAACAATCCCCGATCCATCGGCCAAAATGCCGGAAGAAGGGCATGCCGGTCATAAACAGAAGTTAAAGAAGAAAGCAGAGTAA
- a CDS encoding HAD-IA family hydrolase — protein MIKSLIFDFDGTLADSKAMLIDLYNRIAGRYHFKMLDPADFDYYKSLSIRQCCTNLGIPIHKVPMLISAFLKGYTQSVQKLEPFRGIPEMLHQLKDSGFSLAIVSSNQGKNITRFLADHHLEGFSSISCSGELSGKGRLIRRYLKKNHLNTDQAMYIGDEKRDIRASRKSGIKVIWVSWGFDHYDEVRSAHPDYVARKPEDILRIAETARAKV, from the coding sequence ATGATTAAAAGTCTGATCTTCGACTTCGACGGGACACTGGCTGATTCTAAAGCGATGTTGATCGATCTGTATAATCGGATTGCAGGCAGGTACCATTTCAAAATGCTGGATCCGGCTGATTTCGATTATTACAAGTCGCTCTCAATCAGGCAGTGCTGCACGAATCTGGGTATTCCAATTCATAAGGTGCCAATGCTCATTTCTGCGTTTTTGAAGGGCTATACGCAGTCTGTGCAAAAGCTGGAACCCTTTCGCGGCATTCCGGAGATGCTTCATCAGTTAAAAGACTCAGGATTCAGCCTGGCTATCGTGTCTTCCAATCAGGGAAAAAATATTACTCGTTTTCTGGCAGACCATCATCTTGAAGGTTTTTCATCAATCAGCTGTTCCGGTGAATTATCCGGTAAGGGCCGGCTGATTCGCCGCTACTTAAAAAAGAACCACTTAAACACCGATCAGGCAATGTACATTGGGGATGAAAAGCGGGACATCAGGGCGAGCAGGAAAAGCGGTATCAAAGTGATCTGGGTGTCATGGGGCTTTGATCATTATGATGAAGTGCGCAGCGCGCATCCGGATTATGTTGCCAGAAAACCGGAGGACATATTGAGAATAGCTGAGACTGCCAGGGCAAAAGTGTGA
- a CDS encoding very short patch repair endonuclease: MDIKSPEERSRNMARIKSRKTKPEMYIRSLLFRHHMRYRVNFSEIIGKPDLYFTKYRTAVFVNGCFWHRHKGCKYAYVPKSNVSFWKRKFEKNQSRDREVTEKLMEQGIRCLIIWECTVKKMTSNDSVREMKLKQIIKFITSGKQNYLEI; the protein is encoded by the coding sequence ATGGACATTAAATCTCCTGAAGAGCGAAGCCGAAACATGGCCAGAATCAAAAGCAGAAAAACAAAACCGGAAATGTATATTCGTTCCTTATTGTTTCGACATCACATGAGGTACAGGGTTAATTTTTCTGAGATTATTGGCAAACCAGATCTGTATTTTACAAAATACAGAACAGCAGTTTTTGTCAATGGCTGCTTCTGGCACAGGCACAAGGGCTGTAAATATGCGTATGTGCCTAAATCGAATGTTTCATTCTGGAAAAGAAAATTTGAGAAGAATCAGTCACGGGACCGGGAAGTAACTGAAAAATTAATGGAACAGGGAATCAGGTGCCTGATTATCTGGGAATGCACAGTGAAGAAAATGACCAGTAACGATTCTGTCAGAGAAATGAAGCTGAAGCAAATAATAAAATTTATCACTTCAGGGAAGCAGAATTATCTTGAGATATAA
- a CDS encoding VOC family protein, whose amino-acid sequence MIKGLYEAHLPVSNLEQSIDFYQKLGLKLYKRYNKVAFFWIEEGKSWIGLWEGKESELPYHVSLRHIAFYVDIEDIKKATSWLREREIKVRDAFGIGTREPVVIPDQAHAMIYFDDPDGNHLEFITRLPKEMNRSEKMYLSEWEKLL is encoded by the coding sequence ATGATAAAAGGTCTATATGAAGCACACTTGCCTGTAAGTAACCTGGAGCAATCCATTGATTTCTACCAAAAATTAGGTCTAAAACTATACAAGAGATATAATAAAGTCGCATTTTTTTGGATTGAAGAAGGAAAAAGCTGGATTGGTTTATGGGAGGGGAAAGAATCAGAACTTCCTTATCATGTTTCACTAAGACATATCGCATTTTATGTTGATATAGAAGATATTAAAAAAGCTACGTCCTGGCTAAGAGAACGAGAAATTAAAGTAAGGGATGCATTTGGTATTGGAACAAGAGAACCTGTCGTGATCCCCGACCAGGCCCACGCAATGATTTATTTTGATGACCCCGATGGGAATCATTTGGAGTTTATTACGAGACTCCCAAAAGAAATGAACCGATCAGAAAAAATGTATTTGAGTGAATGGGAAAAGTTACTTTAA
- a CDS encoding DNA-deoxyinosine glycosylase, translated as MQQYYACPRNQFWRVMTALFQHKGTFENYQEKCDFLTKNRIGLWDSIRQCTRTGSLDSAIRDAEPNAIPQLLKKYRQIRLVAFNGSKSIQVFKKHFGLELLILTGIRYVQLPSTSPTPTRRPKSFEEKLREWSVIRDFC; from the coding sequence ATGCAGCAGTATTATGCCTGCCCCCGTAATCAGTTCTGGCGCGTAATGACCGCTTTGTTCCAACATAAGGGAACATTTGAAAATTATCAGGAGAAGTGTGATTTTCTGACGAAAAACCGGATCGGGCTCTGGGATTCGATCCGCCAGTGTACCCGGACGGGGAGCCTTGATTCAGCGATCCGGGATGCGGAACCTAATGCCATTCCGCAGCTTCTGAAAAAGTACCGGCAAATCCGGCTGGTCGCATTTAATGGAAGTAAGTCCATCCAGGTCTTTAAAAAACACTTTGGGCTGGAGTTACTGATCCTCACCGGGATCCGTTATGTTCAGCTGCCCTCAACCAGTCCGACACCGACCCGGCGGCCGAAATCGTTTGAAGAGAAGCTGCGGGAGTGGTCGGTGATCCGTGATTTTTGCTGA
- a CDS encoding AMP-binding protein → MKTKQLNRATRYTDFREMIYTSARRFGRKTAFQIRKSDGSYKFVSYAQFKEDFRALGTHFLDLGLSGSRIAVVGKNSYSWVLHYLCAATVGVAVPIDRELSAEDMYTFIASADCAAVCADSEILDQLRPLTGHKRLLLSLQDALPAMATQDERIDTLPVASDKMSVLIFTSGTAGKPKGVCLSQKNICTNIYSTSQIVKVTSRDKTLSILPLCHTYECTLNCLLILSRGACIAYADSLHAIRRNILEYRPTLLVVVPELLQILDKRIQTVVAGKCPKKYQDTFRTNSLATAFRTLPFAVRMIIRRKVKQALGGKLRTFIVGGADLSPAVIEDFQALGIRSLQGYGLTECAPLLAGNNDFYFNARSAGVAVPVWN, encoded by the coding sequence ATGAAAACAAAACAGTTGAATAGAGCCACACGGTACACTGATTTTCGTGAAATGATCTATACAAGTGCAAGGAGGTTTGGCAGAAAGACTGCTTTTCAGATCAGAAAGTCAGACGGAAGTTACAAGTTTGTGAGTTATGCTCAGTTTAAAGAAGACTTTCGTGCTCTGGGCACCCATTTTCTCGATCTTGGTCTTTCCGGCAGTCGGATCGCAGTCGTCGGAAAAAACAGCTATAGCTGGGTCCTGCATTATCTGTGCGCGGCAACAGTCGGCGTAGCTGTCCCGATTGATCGTGAATTATCTGCTGAAGACATGTACACGTTCATTGCAAGTGCCGACTGCGCTGCAGTGTGTGCGGACAGTGAGATCCTTGACCAGCTAAGACCGCTGACCGGTCATAAGCGGCTGCTTTTATCCCTGCAGGATGCCCTGCCTGCCATGGCAACACAGGATGAACGCATAGACACCCTTCCTGTTGCATCAGACAAAATGAGTGTGCTGATCTTTACTTCAGGAACGGCTGGAAAACCAAAAGGGGTTTGCCTTTCTCAAAAAAACATCTGTACCAACATCTATTCGACCTCGCAGATTGTAAAAGTGACATCCCGCGACAAGACGCTTTCTATCCTGCCCCTTTGTCATACGTACGAATGCACGCTGAACTGCCTGCTTATTCTGTCTCGCGGTGCCTGCATTGCTTACGCGGACAGTCTGCATGCCATACGGCGTAACATTCTTGAATACAGGCCAACCCTTCTCGTTGTCGTCCCCGAACTCCTTCAGATTCTTGATAAACGAATTCAGACGGTTGTAGCCGGTAAATGTCCGAAAAAGTATCAGGATACATTCAGGACGAATTCACTTGCGACAGCATTCCGGACGCTGCCGTTCGCTGTAAGGATGATCATCCGCCGAAAAGTGAAGCAGGCGCTTGGTGGTAAACTTCGTACCTTCATTGTCGGCGGAGCTGATCTTTCCCCGGCTGTAATTGAGGATTTTCAGGCGCTCGGTATTCGCTCATTGCAGGGATACGGTCTCACTGAATGTGCTCCTCTTCTGGCAGGAAACAACGATTTTTACTTCAATGCCCGCTCAGCCGGTGTGGCTGTTCCGGTGTGGAACTGA
- the aguB gene encoding N-carbamoylputrescine amidase has protein sequence MRKVKAAATQMSCSWNREENLLKAEKLVRQAAAKGAQIILLQELFETPYFCQKEKSEYYRLAETLEESRAVHHFRRIARELEVVLPLSFYEKKNNALFNALAMIDADGQVLGTYRKSHIPDGPGYEEKFYFNPGDTGFRVWQTRYGKIGAGICWDQWFPESARCMALMGAELLFYPTAIGSEPYDPSIDSKDHWQACMLGHAAANLVPVIASNRIGTEKEENSSISFYGSSFIAGPRGNKLAEADRETETVLVAEFDLDQLQMQRFDWGLFRDRRPDLYGALTTFDGKQNP, from the coding sequence GTGCGGAAGGTGAAAGCAGCGGCTACACAGATGAGCTGCTCCTGGAATAGAGAAGAGAATCTGCTGAAGGCGGAAAAGCTGGTACGCCAGGCGGCAGCGAAGGGTGCACAGATCATCCTTTTACAGGAACTTTTTGAGACGCCTTATTTCTGCCAGAAGGAAAAAAGTGAATATTACCGGCTGGCCGAGACACTTGAAGAAAGTCGGGCAGTCCATCATTTCCGCCGGATCGCCCGCGAGCTGGAAGTCGTTCTGCCGCTCAGCTTTTATGAAAAAAAGAATAACGCGCTATTTAACGCGCTGGCGATGATCGATGCCGACGGCCAGGTGCTGGGAACTTATCGGAAGAGTCATATTCCGGACGGACCCGGCTATGAAGAAAAATTTTATTTCAATCCGGGGGATACCGGCTTCAGAGTCTGGCAGACGCGCTATGGAAAAATTGGTGCCGGTATCTGCTGGGATCAGTGGTTTCCTGAATCCGCCCGATGTATGGCGCTGATGGGTGCCGAACTGCTTTTTTATCCGACGGCGATTGGATCGGAACCCTATGATCCTTCGATTGATTCGAAAGACCACTGGCAGGCGTGTATGCTCGGCCATGCGGCGGCAAACCTGGTTCCTGTCATTGCCTCAAACCGGATCGGCACGGAGAAAGAGGAAAACTCATCGATCTCGTTTTACGGCTCTTCCTTTATCGCCGGTCCACGCGGCAATAAACTGGCTGAAGCGGACCGGGAAACCGAAACCGTCCTTGTCGCAGAATTTGATCTCGACCAGCTGCAAATGCAGCGCTTCGACTGGGGGCTGTTCCGCGACCGGCGTCCGGATCTTTATGGCGCGCTCACAACTTTTGATGGAAAACAGAATCCATAA
- a CDS encoding hemolysin family protein yields the protein MIKIALDTEVTPHIGSGVREDLGNMTGLLIVILLIFLTAFFVAAEFAIVKIRTTRLDELIKEGSKRARAAKTIVKDLNGYLSTTQLGISVTALVLGWIGEPAVARLFHPLFHWLGVSGALSVTLSTLIGFFIVTMLSVVLGELAPKGIAIQKAEQITLAITYPLIWTHRLLFPFVWLLNTLSNGVIRLFGMQPNADHDQALTEGELRMTISNSFRSGEISQGELRYMDRIFDFDERMAREIMVPRTEIICIYKEDPPEESLKTLRDEKYTRFPVVAGDKDHVVGMINIKDIFTDYLKKEIHTLDEYIRPILTVLETTPVRMLLEKMQKESIHMAILIDEYGGTSGLVTVEDIVEEIVGEIHDEFDEGEEPAIQVIDENQAMISGKALISEVNRQFHLDIEEEELDTIGGWIFDEKPDVRKGTVLRYKDVTFEVVEMDAHQIKKIHASKLKPEKPKKLS from the coding sequence ATGATTAAGATAGCACTGGATACGGAGGTGACACCGCACATCGGAAGCGGTGTGCGGGAAGACTTGGGGAATATGACCGGACTCTTGATTGTGATTTTATTGATTTTTTTAACCGCTTTTTTTGTTGCAGCCGAATTTGCGATCGTTAAGATTCGCACGACGCGTCTTGACGAGCTGATCAAGGAGGGAAGTAAACGCGCCAGAGCAGCAAAGACGATAGTGAAAGATCTGAATGGTTATCTGTCGACGACGCAACTCGGGATTTCCGTGACTGCTCTGGTACTCGGGTGGATCGGGGAGCCTGCGGTAGCTCGTTTGTTCCATCCTCTGTTTCACTGGCTTGGGGTGAGTGGTGCTTTATCTGTAACCCTTTCTACACTGATCGGTTTTTTTATTGTAACGATGCTCAGTGTTGTTCTTGGTGAACTGGCACCAAAGGGCATCGCCATTCAGAAAGCGGAACAAATAACACTGGCTATTACGTATCCTCTGATCTGGACACATCGCCTGCTGTTTCCATTCGTCTGGCTGCTGAATACCTTATCAAACGGAGTGATCCGTCTTTTCGGAATGCAGCCGAATGCGGATCATGATCAGGCATTGACTGAGGGAGAACTCAGAATGACGATTTCCAACAGCTTCCGAAGCGGGGAGATCAGCCAGGGTGAACTGCGCTATATGGACCGAATTTTTGATTTTGACGAACGGATGGCGCGGGAAATTATGGTCCCGCGGACTGAAATCATCTGCATTTATAAAGAAGATCCGCCTGAAGAAAGCCTGAAGACATTGCGCGATGAAAAATATACCCGTTTTCCGGTCGTAGCCGGTGATAAGGATCATGTTGTTGGCATGATCAATATTAAAGACATTTTTACTGATTATCTGAAGAAAGAGATACATACCCTTGATGAATACATCCGCCCAATTCTGACGGTGCTTGAGACGACCCCGGTCCGCATGCTTCTGGAAAAAATGCAGAAGGAAAGCATTCACATGGCGATACTGATCGATGAGTACGGAGGGACCTCGGGACTTGTCACCGTCGAGGATATTGTCGAAGAGATCGTTGGAGAAATCCATGATGAATTCGATGAAGGTGAAGAGCCGGCGATTCAGGTGATTGATGAAAATCAGGCTATGATCAGCGGTAAAGCGCTGATTTCCGAAGTGAATCGCCAGTTCCATCTGGATATTGAGGAAGAAGAACTGGATACGATTGGCGGCTGGATTTTTGATGAAAAACCTGATGTCAGGAAAGGGACCGTTCTTCGGTACAAGGATGTCACGTTTGAAGTCGTTGAGATGGATGCCCATCAGATTAAAAAAATCCATGCCAGTAAGCTGAAGCCGGAAAAACCGAAAAAGTTGTCATAA
- a CDS encoding agmatine deiminase family protein — MPAEWAAHERTFISWPVRRSMHYPEDYRRIARGYAALARAIAEFEPVTVIVNPDQAEQLKAEFDEEWIDRLVIAHDDSWVRDNGPTFLIDDFGHRAGVNWRFNAWGEKYHPWDHDNQLARVLLDRLHIRRVDASIVLEGGSIHTDGEGTLLTTEQCLLHPNRNPQLDRGGIEEELKHRLHAEKIIWLKRGLSGDETDGHIDNIACFAAPGKVLIQTCDDPGDENFEITRENLTRLSEATDARGRKLEVIRIPQPPKRFYKGHRLTLSYLNFYLVNGGVILPVFGSEAAASDRKAEAVLRHVFPDRRIRTIDGMGIITEGGNVHCATQQMPADPLR, encoded by the coding sequence ATGCCTGCCGAATGGGCGGCGCATGAACGCACGTTTATTTCCTGGCCTGTGCGCCGGTCGATGCACTATCCCGAAGATTACCGGCGCATCGCCCGTGGTTATGCCGCTTTAGCCCGGGCAATTGCTGAATTTGAACCCGTCACCGTGATCGTCAACCCGGATCAGGCAGAACAGCTGAAAGCGGAATTTGATGAGGAATGGATCGACAGGCTCGTGATCGCTCACGATGACTCATGGGTACGGGACAACGGGCCGACTTTTCTGATTGATGACTTCGGACATCGGGCAGGGGTAAACTGGCGTTTTAATGCCTGGGGCGAAAAATATCATCCGTGGGATCATGATAACCAGCTGGCCCGGGTCCTGCTGGACAGACTCCATATCCGGCGAGTCGATGCCTCGATCGTGCTTGAAGGCGGATCGATCCACACAGACGGTGAGGGGACGCTCCTGACGACTGAGCAGTGCCTGCTCCATCCGAACCGGAATCCACAGCTGGACAGGGGAGGGATAGAAGAGGAACTGAAGCACAGGCTTCATGCAGAGAAAATCATCTGGCTGAAACGCGGCCTGAGCGGAGACGAGACGGACGGTCATATCGACAACATCGCCTGTTTTGCTGCCCCTGGTAAGGTGCTGATTCAGACGTGCGATGATCCGGGTGATGAGAACTTCGAGATTACCCGGGAGAACTTGACCAGGCTAAGTGAGGCGACCGATGCCCGGGGAAGAAAGCTTGAAGTGATCCGGATCCCGCAGCCTCCGAAACGATTCTATAAGGGCCACCGGCTGACTTTGAGCTATCTGAACTTTTATCTGGTGAACGGCGGCGTCATCCTGCCGGTTTTCGGCTCTGAGGCAGCTGCATCTGACCGGAAGGCGGAAGCTGTTCTGCGCCATGTCTTCCCGGATCGGCGGATACGGACGATTGACGGGATGGGGATCATTACAGAAGGCGGCAATGTGCACTGCGCGACGCAGCAGATGCCGGCCGACCCATTGAGGTGA
- a CDS encoding DedA family protein: MQEWITHFMEQFGYIGIFLMILLENIFPPIPSEIVLTFGGFMTTRTQMSIPGVILYATAGSLSGACVLYLVGRVLNVERLEMVISRWGHLLRLKTGDVRRADAWFDRYGYRAVFFCRMVPLVRSLISIPAGMSGMRFSRFLIYSAAGTLIWNVLLVSAGALLGRSWEKVLAFMDVYAIVAYVVIGAAVLFFIVRFIIRRRR; the protein is encoded by the coding sequence ATGCAGGAATGGATCACCCATTTTATGGAACAGTTCGGCTATATCGGTATATTCCTGATGATTCTTCTGGAAAATATTTTCCCGCCGATTCCTTCAGAGATTGTTCTGACTTTCGGCGGCTTCATGACGACCCGGACGCAGATGAGTATCCCCGGGGTCATCCTTTACGCGACGGCAGGATCCCTGTCCGGTGCCTGCGTGCTTTACCTGGTCGGGCGCGTGCTGAACGTGGAACGGCTGGAGATGGTGATCAGCCGCTGGGGGCACCTCCTCAGGCTGAAAACCGGAGATGTCAGGCGGGCGGATGCCTGGTTTGACCGCTACGGTTACCGGGCCGTTTTCTTCTGCCGGATGGTGCCGCTGGTCCGCAGTCTGATCTCCATCCCGGCCGGCATGTCCGGTATGCGCTTCAGCCGTTTTCTGATTTATTCGGCGGCCGGAACACTGATCTGGAACGTTCTCCTCGTTTCAGCAGGTGCGCTGCTTGGCCGGTCGTGGGAAAAAGTCCTCGCCTTCATGGATGTGTATGCCATTGTGGCTTACGTGGTGATCGGTGCCGCCGTCCTTTTCTTTATTGTCCGCTTTATTATCAGAAGACGGCGGTAA
- a CDS encoding hemolysin family protein, translating to MIGVLTLVNAFFAAAEIALVSLDKKRMAHQAANGDRKARLLNKLLQDPGKFLATIQVGITLASLFSSASAATGLADHTASLLGNFPYAEELAIIMITLLLSYVTLVFGELFPKRIALQNAEKIARISVTPILLISKLALPFVLFLSFSTNLLAKITRTETVKVSGQTNARDEMKILAESGREDGSIRPAELDMIRGVFELNSKIAREIMTPRTDAFTLSADTPPDRLAPLLLRENYTRIPVYESDHDHIIGILNMKDYFQAAGEAGFDHVDLRALLREPYFVPETRNIDDLLRDLQRAHQHIAVLLDEYGGFAGLVTLEDLIEEIVGEIEDEHDEAKGVIRQIDERTWLADGTLEIDAFNELFSTHIEAPNVDTLAGFVLSRMGYIPEKGHKSAVTYDHMLFTVESVRGNRLEKIRIEFHETLSEVSAS from the coding sequence ATGATTGGGGTTCTGACTTTAGTGAATGCCTTTTTCGCAGCTGCCGAGATCGCGCTTGTCTCACTGGATAAGAAGCGGATGGCACATCAGGCGGCAAACGGGGACAGGAAAGCCAGACTCCTGAACAAATTGCTTCAGGATCCGGGTAAGTTTCTGGCGACGATTCAGGTGGGCATCACGCTGGCCAGCCTTTTTTCCAGCGCGTCCGCCGCAACCGGACTTGCGGACCATACCGCTTCCCTGCTGGGAAATTTCCCTTATGCCGAAGAACTGGCGATTATTATGATTACGCTTCTTCTGTCCTATGTGACGCTGGTATTCGGAGAACTTTTCCCAAAAAGAATTGCGCTTCAGAATGCGGAAAAGATTGCCAGGATCTCTGTCACGCCCATTCTGCTCATCAGTAAACTGGCTCTGCCTTTTGTGCTTTTCCTTTCTTTTTCGACGAATCTGCTGGCAAAAATTACACGTACAGAAACCGTAAAAGTCAGCGGGCAGACGAACGCCCGGGATGAGATGAAAATACTGGCTGAGTCCGGGCGGGAAGACGGGTCCATCAGACCGGCTGAGCTGGATATGATTCGCGGCGTGTTTGAACTGAACAGCAAGATTGCCCGTGAGATTATGACGCCGAGAACGGATGCCTTCACGCTCAGTGCCGACACGCCCCCCGACAGACTGGCGCCTCTCCTGTTACGTGAGAATTATACCCGCATCCCGGTTTATGAATCTGATCATGATCACATTATCGGGATTCTGAACATGAAAGACTACTTTCAAGCGGCGGGCGAGGCAGGCTTTGATCATGTGGATCTGCGCGCGCTCCTTCGTGAACCGTATTTTGTCCCCGAGACGCGAAATATTGATGATTTACTGCGTGATCTGCAGCGGGCGCATCAGCATATTGCCGTTCTGCTGGATGAATATGGCGGCTTTGCCGGCCTTGTGACACTGGAGGATCTGATTGAGGAGATCGTCGGAGAAATTGAAGATGAGCACGATGAGGCTAAAGGAGTGATCAGACAGATTGATGAGCGCACCTGGTTAGCCGACGGCACCCTTGAAATAGATGCATTTAATGAACTCTTCAGCACGCATATTGAGGCACCGAATGTGGATACGCTCGCAGGATTTGTTCTGAGCCGGATGGGGTACATTCCGGAAAAAGGGCACAAATCGGCAGTCACATACGACCATATGTTATTTACCGTTGAATCAGTCAGAGGAAACCGTCTGGAGAAGATCCGGATTGAGTTTCATGAGACGCTCAGCGAAGTCAGTGCTTCATAG